Proteins encoded by one window of Chaetodon trifascialis isolate fChaTrf1 chromosome 15, fChaTrf1.hap1, whole genome shotgun sequence:
- the tmem220 gene encoding transmembrane protein 220, whose amino-acid sequence MGEVCKEKHTKSWLSLIWRVCNVFMSLFFALATYVQINDPDAGLWMVGYGVPALLCAFIGLNPHVTETLPWRRVADLHVMVSSAVVATLGWRLDKERITEIFHQEEGREFSGLMLTLAWLLLCRHSGRAPVGMLRVSTAAAITVFPFVAWLYYYINKELRSNWPSHCKTAI is encoded by the exons ATGGGGGAAGTTTGTAAAGAGAAGCACACAAAGTCGTGGCTTTCCCTGATTTGGCGAGTCTGCAACGTGTTCATGTCTTTATTCTTCGCTCTGGCGACATACGTCCAG ATCAATGATCCAGACGCAGGGCTGTGGATG gTGGGTTATGGAGTTCCTGCACTCCTGTGTGCTTTCATTGGCCTGAACCCTCATGTGACAG AGACTTTGCCCTGGAGACGCGTGGCTGATCTGCATGTGATGGTTTCCAGCGCTGTTGTCGCCACGTTGGGATGGAGACTTGATAAAGAGCGAATCACAGAGATCTTCCACCAGGAGGAGGGCAG aGAATTTTCTGGTCTCATGTTGACGCTTGCTTGGCTTCTCCTGTGTCGCCACTCTGGAAG GGCTCCAGTTGGGATGCTCAGAGtctcaacagctgctgccatCACGGTCTTCCCCTTTGTGGCCTGGCTGTACTACTATATCAACAAAGAGCTGAGATCGAACTGGCCTTCGCATTGTAAAACTGCCATTTAG
- the map2k4a gene encoding dual specificity mitogen-activated protein kinase kinase 4a isoform X1 has translation MEFKHTTMATPSPNNSTTPSSHNSSNNAGSAANHHHQSQSQHITTMSSMQESNTCWRCQSETGFQINLSGAPPSKRKALKLNFANPPIKPATRFTLNTAGPPFQNPHIERLRTHSIESSGKLKISPEQHWDFTAEDLKDLGEIGRGAYGSVNKMVHKPSNQIMAVKRIRSTVDEKEQKQLLMDLDVVMRSSDCPYIVQFYGALFREGDCWICMELMATSLDKFYKFVYCSLDDVIPEEILGKITLATVKALNHLKENLKIIHRDIKPSNILLDRNGNIKLCDFGISGQLVDSIAKTRDAGCRPYMAPERIDPSASRQGYDVRSDVWSLGITLYELATGRFPYPKWNSVFDQLTQVVRGDPPQLSNSEERRFSPKFISFVNVCLTKDESKRPKYKELLKDPFIQMYEERSVDVAGYVCRLLDQMPASPSSPMYMD, from the exons ATGgaattcaaacacacaacaatggCGACTCCCAGTCCTAACAACTCAACAACACCGAGCAGccacaacagcagcaataaCGCCGGATCCGCAGctaaccaccaccaccagtccCAGTCTCAGCACATTACGACAATGAGCAGCATGCAGG AGTCCAACACCTGCTGGAGATGTCAGAGCGAAACAG GGTTTCAGATAAACCTGTCTGGAGCTCCCCCAA GTAAACGCAAAGCCCTGAAGCTCAACTTCGCCAACCCTCCCATCAAACCCGCGACTAGATTCACACTGAACACGGCCGGGCCGCCCTTTCAGAACCCGCACAT agagaggctgaggacGCACAGCATCGAGTCGTCGGGGAAGCTGAAGATCTCCCCGGAGCAGCATTGGGACTTCACGGCCGAGGACCTCAAAGATCTGGGCGAGATCGGCCGCGGGGCTTACGGCTCCGTCAACAAGATGGTGCACAAGCCCAGCAACCAGATCATGGCGGTGAAG AGAATTCGGTCGACGGTGGACGAGAAGgagcagaagcagctgctgatggacCTGGACGTGGTGATGCGGAGCAGCGACTGTCCCTACATCGTGCAGTTTTATGGCGCTCTGTTCAGAGAG GGCGACTGTTGGATTTGTATGGAACTTATGGCTACCTCGTTAGACAAATTTTACAAATTTGTATATTGCTCATTAGACGACGTGATTCCAGAAGAAATATTAGGGAAAATAACGTTAGCT ACTGTGAAGGCACTTAACCACTTAAAAGAAAActtgaaaataatccacagag ACATTAAGCCGTCAAACATCCTCCTGGACAGGAACGGCAACATAAAGCTGTGTGACTTTGGCATCAGCGGTCAGCTGGTGGACTCCATCGCCAAAACCAGGGACGCAGGCTGCAGACCGTACATGGCG cccGAGCGAATAGACCCCAGCGCGTCCAGGCAAGGCTACGACGTCCGCTCCGACGTTTGGAGTTTGGGGATCACACTG tACGAGCTGGCCACAGGACGGTTTCCCTACCCGAAGTGGAACAGTGTGTTTGACCAGTTGACCCAGGTGGTGAGGGGGGACCCGCCACAGCTCAGCAACTCGGAGGAGAGGCGCTTCTCCCCCAAATTCATCTCCTTTGTCAATGTGTG CCTTACAAAGGACGAGTCGAAAAGGCCAAAGTACAAAGAGCTACTG AAAGATCCGTTCATTCAGATGTACGAGGAGCGCTCGGTCGATGTAGCCGGTTACGTCTGCAGGCTCCTGGATCAGATGCCGGCGTCTCCCAGCTCACCCATGTACATGGACTGA
- the map2k4a gene encoding dual specificity mitogen-activated protein kinase kinase 4a isoform X3, translating into MEFKHTTMATPSPNNSTTPSSHNSSNNAGSAANHHHQSQSQHITTMSSMQESNTCWRCQSETALKLNFANPPIKPATRFTLNTAGPPFQNPHIERLRTHSIESSGKLKISPEQHWDFTAEDLKDLGEIGRGAYGSVNKMVHKPSNQIMAVKRIRSTVDEKEQKQLLMDLDVVMRSSDCPYIVQFYGALFREGDCWICMELMATSLDKFYKFVYCSLDDVIPEEILGKITLATVKALNHLKENLKIIHRDIKPSNILLDRNGNIKLCDFGISGQLVDSIAKTRDAGCRPYMAPERIDPSASRQGYDVRSDVWSLGITLYELATGRFPYPKWNSVFDQLTQVVRGDPPQLSNSEERRFSPKFISFVNVCLTKDESKRPKYKELLKDPFIQMYEERSVDVAGYVCRLLDQMPASPSSPMYMD; encoded by the exons ATGgaattcaaacacacaacaatggCGACTCCCAGTCCTAACAACTCAACAACACCGAGCAGccacaacagcagcaataaCGCCGGATCCGCAGctaaccaccaccaccagtccCAGTCTCAGCACATTACGACAATGAGCAGCATGCAGG AGTCCAACACCTGCTGGAGATGTCAGAGCGAAACAG CCCTGAAGCTCAACTTCGCCAACCCTCCCATCAAACCCGCGACTAGATTCACACTGAACACGGCCGGGCCGCCCTTTCAGAACCCGCACAT agagaggctgaggacGCACAGCATCGAGTCGTCGGGGAAGCTGAAGATCTCCCCGGAGCAGCATTGGGACTTCACGGCCGAGGACCTCAAAGATCTGGGCGAGATCGGCCGCGGGGCTTACGGCTCCGTCAACAAGATGGTGCACAAGCCCAGCAACCAGATCATGGCGGTGAAG AGAATTCGGTCGACGGTGGACGAGAAGgagcagaagcagctgctgatggacCTGGACGTGGTGATGCGGAGCAGCGACTGTCCCTACATCGTGCAGTTTTATGGCGCTCTGTTCAGAGAG GGCGACTGTTGGATTTGTATGGAACTTATGGCTACCTCGTTAGACAAATTTTACAAATTTGTATATTGCTCATTAGACGACGTGATTCCAGAAGAAATATTAGGGAAAATAACGTTAGCT ACTGTGAAGGCACTTAACCACTTAAAAGAAAActtgaaaataatccacagag ACATTAAGCCGTCAAACATCCTCCTGGACAGGAACGGCAACATAAAGCTGTGTGACTTTGGCATCAGCGGTCAGCTGGTGGACTCCATCGCCAAAACCAGGGACGCAGGCTGCAGACCGTACATGGCG cccGAGCGAATAGACCCCAGCGCGTCCAGGCAAGGCTACGACGTCCGCTCCGACGTTTGGAGTTTGGGGATCACACTG tACGAGCTGGCCACAGGACGGTTTCCCTACCCGAAGTGGAACAGTGTGTTTGACCAGTTGACCCAGGTGGTGAGGGGGGACCCGCCACAGCTCAGCAACTCGGAGGAGAGGCGCTTCTCCCCCAAATTCATCTCCTTTGTCAATGTGTG CCTTACAAAGGACGAGTCGAAAAGGCCAAAGTACAAAGAGCTACTG AAAGATCCGTTCATTCAGATGTACGAGGAGCGCTCGGTCGATGTAGCCGGTTACGTCTGCAGGCTCCTGGATCAGATGCCGGCGTCTCCCAGCTCACCCATGTACATGGACTGA
- the map2k4a gene encoding dual specificity mitogen-activated protein kinase kinase 4a isoform X2 — protein sequence MEFKHTTMATPSPNNSTTPSSHNSSNNAGSAANHHHQSQSQHITTMSSMQESNTCWRCQSETGKRKALKLNFANPPIKPATRFTLNTAGPPFQNPHIERLRTHSIESSGKLKISPEQHWDFTAEDLKDLGEIGRGAYGSVNKMVHKPSNQIMAVKRIRSTVDEKEQKQLLMDLDVVMRSSDCPYIVQFYGALFREGDCWICMELMATSLDKFYKFVYCSLDDVIPEEILGKITLATVKALNHLKENLKIIHRDIKPSNILLDRNGNIKLCDFGISGQLVDSIAKTRDAGCRPYMAPERIDPSASRQGYDVRSDVWSLGITLYELATGRFPYPKWNSVFDQLTQVVRGDPPQLSNSEERRFSPKFISFVNVCLTKDESKRPKYKELLKDPFIQMYEERSVDVAGYVCRLLDQMPASPSSPMYMD from the exons ATGgaattcaaacacacaacaatggCGACTCCCAGTCCTAACAACTCAACAACACCGAGCAGccacaacagcagcaataaCGCCGGATCCGCAGctaaccaccaccaccagtccCAGTCTCAGCACATTACGACAATGAGCAGCATGCAGG AGTCCAACACCTGCTGGAGATGTCAGAGCGAAACAG GTAAACGCAAAGCCCTGAAGCTCAACTTCGCCAACCCTCCCATCAAACCCGCGACTAGATTCACACTGAACACGGCCGGGCCGCCCTTTCAGAACCCGCACAT agagaggctgaggacGCACAGCATCGAGTCGTCGGGGAAGCTGAAGATCTCCCCGGAGCAGCATTGGGACTTCACGGCCGAGGACCTCAAAGATCTGGGCGAGATCGGCCGCGGGGCTTACGGCTCCGTCAACAAGATGGTGCACAAGCCCAGCAACCAGATCATGGCGGTGAAG AGAATTCGGTCGACGGTGGACGAGAAGgagcagaagcagctgctgatggacCTGGACGTGGTGATGCGGAGCAGCGACTGTCCCTACATCGTGCAGTTTTATGGCGCTCTGTTCAGAGAG GGCGACTGTTGGATTTGTATGGAACTTATGGCTACCTCGTTAGACAAATTTTACAAATTTGTATATTGCTCATTAGACGACGTGATTCCAGAAGAAATATTAGGGAAAATAACGTTAGCT ACTGTGAAGGCACTTAACCACTTAAAAGAAAActtgaaaataatccacagag ACATTAAGCCGTCAAACATCCTCCTGGACAGGAACGGCAACATAAAGCTGTGTGACTTTGGCATCAGCGGTCAGCTGGTGGACTCCATCGCCAAAACCAGGGACGCAGGCTGCAGACCGTACATGGCG cccGAGCGAATAGACCCCAGCGCGTCCAGGCAAGGCTACGACGTCCGCTCCGACGTTTGGAGTTTGGGGATCACACTG tACGAGCTGGCCACAGGACGGTTTCCCTACCCGAAGTGGAACAGTGTGTTTGACCAGTTGACCCAGGTGGTGAGGGGGGACCCGCCACAGCTCAGCAACTCGGAGGAGAGGCGCTTCTCCCCCAAATTCATCTCCTTTGTCAATGTGTG CCTTACAAAGGACGAGTCGAAAAGGCCAAAGTACAAAGAGCTACTG AAAGATCCGTTCATTCAGATGTACGAGGAGCGCTCGGTCGATGTAGCCGGTTACGTCTGCAGGCTCCTGGATCAGATGCCGGCGTCTCCCAGCTCACCCATGTACATGGACTGA
- the map2k4a gene encoding dual specificity mitogen-activated protein kinase kinase 4a isoform X4 produces MMLTDGKRKALKLNFANPPIKPATRFTLNTAGPPFQNPHIERLRTHSIESSGKLKISPEQHWDFTAEDLKDLGEIGRGAYGSVNKMVHKPSNQIMAVKRIRSTVDEKEQKQLLMDLDVVMRSSDCPYIVQFYGALFREGDCWICMELMATSLDKFYKFVYCSLDDVIPEEILGKITLATVKALNHLKENLKIIHRDIKPSNILLDRNGNIKLCDFGISGQLVDSIAKTRDAGCRPYMAPERIDPSASRQGYDVRSDVWSLGITLYELATGRFPYPKWNSVFDQLTQVVRGDPPQLSNSEERRFSPKFISFVNVCLTKDESKRPKYKELLKDPFIQMYEERSVDVAGYVCRLLDQMPASPSSPMYMD; encoded by the exons ATGATGCTGACTGATG GTAAACGCAAAGCCCTGAAGCTCAACTTCGCCAACCCTCCCATCAAACCCGCGACTAGATTCACACTGAACACGGCCGGGCCGCCCTTTCAGAACCCGCACAT agagaggctgaggacGCACAGCATCGAGTCGTCGGGGAAGCTGAAGATCTCCCCGGAGCAGCATTGGGACTTCACGGCCGAGGACCTCAAAGATCTGGGCGAGATCGGCCGCGGGGCTTACGGCTCCGTCAACAAGATGGTGCACAAGCCCAGCAACCAGATCATGGCGGTGAAG AGAATTCGGTCGACGGTGGACGAGAAGgagcagaagcagctgctgatggacCTGGACGTGGTGATGCGGAGCAGCGACTGTCCCTACATCGTGCAGTTTTATGGCGCTCTGTTCAGAGAG GGCGACTGTTGGATTTGTATGGAACTTATGGCTACCTCGTTAGACAAATTTTACAAATTTGTATATTGCTCATTAGACGACGTGATTCCAGAAGAAATATTAGGGAAAATAACGTTAGCT ACTGTGAAGGCACTTAACCACTTAAAAGAAAActtgaaaataatccacagag ACATTAAGCCGTCAAACATCCTCCTGGACAGGAACGGCAACATAAAGCTGTGTGACTTTGGCATCAGCGGTCAGCTGGTGGACTCCATCGCCAAAACCAGGGACGCAGGCTGCAGACCGTACATGGCG cccGAGCGAATAGACCCCAGCGCGTCCAGGCAAGGCTACGACGTCCGCTCCGACGTTTGGAGTTTGGGGATCACACTG tACGAGCTGGCCACAGGACGGTTTCCCTACCCGAAGTGGAACAGTGTGTTTGACCAGTTGACCCAGGTGGTGAGGGGGGACCCGCCACAGCTCAGCAACTCGGAGGAGAGGCGCTTCTCCCCCAAATTCATCTCCTTTGTCAATGTGTG CCTTACAAAGGACGAGTCGAAAAGGCCAAAGTACAAAGAGCTACTG AAAGATCCGTTCATTCAGATGTACGAGGAGCGCTCGGTCGATGTAGCCGGTTACGTCTGCAGGCTCCTGGATCAGATGCCGGCGTCTCCCAGCTCACCCATGTACATGGACTGA
- the map2k4a gene encoding dual specificity mitogen-activated protein kinase kinase 4a isoform X5, whose product MVHKPSNQIMAVKRIRSTVDEKEQKQLLMDLDVVMRSSDCPYIVQFYGALFREGDCWICMELMATSLDKFYKFVYCSLDDVIPEEILGKITLATVKALNHLKENLKIIHRDIKPSNILLDRNGNIKLCDFGISGQLVDSIAKTRDAGCRPYMAPERIDPSASRQGYDVRSDVWSLGITLYELATGRFPYPKWNSVFDQLTQVVRGDPPQLSNSEERRFSPKFISFVNVCLTKDESKRPKYKELLKDPFIQMYEERSVDVAGYVCRLLDQMPASPSSPMYMD is encoded by the exons ATGGTGCACAAGCCCAGCAACCAGATCATGGCGGTGAAG AGAATTCGGTCGACGGTGGACGAGAAGgagcagaagcagctgctgatggacCTGGACGTGGTGATGCGGAGCAGCGACTGTCCCTACATCGTGCAGTTTTATGGCGCTCTGTTCAGAGAG GGCGACTGTTGGATTTGTATGGAACTTATGGCTACCTCGTTAGACAAATTTTACAAATTTGTATATTGCTCATTAGACGACGTGATTCCAGAAGAAATATTAGGGAAAATAACGTTAGCT ACTGTGAAGGCACTTAACCACTTAAAAGAAAActtgaaaataatccacagag ACATTAAGCCGTCAAACATCCTCCTGGACAGGAACGGCAACATAAAGCTGTGTGACTTTGGCATCAGCGGTCAGCTGGTGGACTCCATCGCCAAAACCAGGGACGCAGGCTGCAGACCGTACATGGCG cccGAGCGAATAGACCCCAGCGCGTCCAGGCAAGGCTACGACGTCCGCTCCGACGTTTGGAGTTTGGGGATCACACTG tACGAGCTGGCCACAGGACGGTTTCCCTACCCGAAGTGGAACAGTGTGTTTGACCAGTTGACCCAGGTGGTGAGGGGGGACCCGCCACAGCTCAGCAACTCGGAGGAGAGGCGCTTCTCCCCCAAATTCATCTCCTTTGTCAATGTGTG CCTTACAAAGGACGAGTCGAAAAGGCCAAAGTACAAAGAGCTACTG AAAGATCCGTTCATTCAGATGTACGAGGAGCGCTCGGTCGATGTAGCCGGTTACGTCTGCAGGCTCCTGGATCAGATGCCGGCGTCTCCCAGCTCACCCATGTACATGGACTGA